Proteins encoded in a region of the Mucilaginibacter sabulilitoris genome:
- the lptB gene encoding LPS export ABC transporter ATP-binding protein, with the protein MILRAEHLVKKYKQRTVVNDVSFEVSQGEIVGLLGPNGAGKTTSFYMIVGLIKPNEGTIFLDNNDITGDPMYRRAQKGIGYLAQEASVFRKLSVEDNIKAVLEMGKMPKERQREKLEELIDEFSLHKVRKNRGDLLSGGERRRTEIARALAAEPNFILLDEPFAGVDPIAVEEIQAMVAKLRHRNIGILITDHNVQETLSITDRAYLLFEGKILESGVPEVLAENEMVRKVYLGSNFVLKRKVFPQ; encoded by the coding sequence ATGATTTTAAGAGCAGAACATTTAGTAAAAAAATATAAACAGCGAACGGTTGTTAACGATGTGTCGTTTGAGGTATCGCAGGGTGAGATAGTAGGTTTGCTGGGGCCAAATGGTGCAGGTAAAACCACCTCATTTTATATGATAGTAGGCCTTATAAAACCTAATGAAGGTACTATTTTCTTGGACAATAACGATATTACCGGCGACCCGATGTATCGCCGTGCGCAGAAAGGCATTGGCTACCTGGCGCAGGAAGCATCAGTGTTCCGGAAGCTTTCTGTAGAGGATAATATTAAAGCCGTACTGGAAATGGGTAAAATGCCCAAGGAAAGACAACGCGAAAAGTTGGAAGAGCTGATAGATGAGTTTAGTTTGCATAAAGTGCGCAAAAACCGTGGCGACCTGCTATCGGGTGGCGAGCGCCGCCGAACCGAAATTGCACGGGCACTGGCGGCAGAGCCAAACTTTATTTTACTGGATGAGCCTTTTGCAGGGGTTGACCCCATAGCGGTGGAAGAAATACAGGCTATGGTGGCCAAACTAAGACATCGTAACATAGGCATCCTGATTACAGATCACAACGTACAGGAAACCTTATCTATTACTGATCGTGCTTACCTGCTTTTTGAAGGTAAGATACTGGAATCCGGCGTGCCTGAAGTATTGGCTGAAAATGAAATGGTACGTAAAGTATACCTGGGATCAAACTTTGTTTTGAAAAGAAAAGTATTTCCGCAGTAA
- a CDS encoding response regulator: MSVLLIDDDEINNFISIKLIKKALLNTEIMACLNGKFAIDQLADIQRKDPNKMPDYILLDINMPIMNGWEFLDEYKRLNIDPLGKSKIYIISSSVFSNDINKAKSYPLVKDFISKPLNVEKIKELFEVQNAS; the protein is encoded by the coding sequence GTGAGTGTATTATTAATTGATGATGATGAAATCAACAATTTCATTTCGATTAAATTAATAAAGAAAGCCTTATTAAATACGGAGATCATGGCGTGTTTGAATGGTAAATTTGCTATTGACCAATTAGCAGATATACAGCGGAAAGACCCCAATAAAATGCCCGACTATATTTTGCTGGATATTAATATGCCTATTATGAATGGGTGGGAATTTCTTGATGAATATAAACGACTGAATATAGATCCTCTGGGTAAAAGTAAAATATATATTATTTCATCATCGGTGTTCAGTAACGATATAAATAAAGCTAAATCATACCCCCTGGTAAAGGATTTTATATCAAAACCCCTTAATGTCGAAAAAATAAAAGAGCTTTTTGAAGTTCAAAACGCAAGTTAA
- the gcvP gene encoding aminomethyl-transferring glycine dehydrogenase, translating into MMLNADYQEKFQSRHIAPNEADTAKMLKTIGVNSLDEMIAQTVPDKIRLKQPLNLPAAKSEFDYLNTLKQTASKNKVFKSFIGKGYYDVIVPGVIQRNILENPGWYTQYTPYQAEIAQGRLQALLNFQTMVIDLTGMEIANASLLDEGTAAAEAMFMQYSLRKNQNANVFFVSEELFPQTIDILKTRSEPYGIELQIGNHRTVELTDKMFGAIVQYPAGNGAVYNYTDYAAKAHEKGIKLTVVADIMSLVLLTPPGEWGADIVVGSTQRFGVPMGFGGPHAAFFATKEEYKRSIPGRIIGVTIDSAGNYALRMALQTREQHIRRDKATSNICTAQALLAIMAGMYAVYHGPQGIKLIAERIHGLAVLLANSLNELGYEQLNESFFDTLKFDVGHLAGPIHSEALNNEMNFNYEGSVVTISVDETTSAEDIKNIVRFFAKVKGKTINDVNVDELKTDLKTVIPAELQRTSAYLTHSLFNSHHSEHEMLRYIKSLETKDLSLCHSMIALGSCTMKLNATTEMVPVTWAEFSKIHPFAPADQVGGYMQLFDEINNWLSEITGFAAMSLQPNAGAQGEYAGLMVIRAYHLDRGDNHRNIALIPSSAHGTNPASAAMAGMKIVVVKCDDNGNIDVADMKAKAEQYKGELSCLMVTYPSTHGVFEESIIEICDIIHQNGGQVYMDGANMNAQVGLTSPANIGADVCHLNLHKTFCIPHGGGGPGMGPIGVAKHLVPYLPGHAVVDIDQGKSIHAVSAAPWGSASILIISHAYIAMMGADGLTNATRYAILNANYIKARLQDHYPVLYTGANGRCAHEMILDCRSFKPFGIEVTDIAKRLMDYGFHAPTVSFPVAGTVMVEPTESEPKHELDRFCDAMIAIRHEIADIADGVSDKTDNPLKNAPHTVAVITGNEWEHSYTRQKAAFPLPYVAAYKFWPSVGRVNDTYGDRTLICSCPPLEDYAFEESIVE; encoded by the coding sequence ATGATGTTGAACGCAGACTACCAGGAGAAGTTTCAGTCGAGACATATTGCTCCAAATGAGGCCGATACGGCAAAAATGTTAAAAACTATCGGTGTAAATTCGCTTGATGAAATGATAGCGCAAACCGTTCCTGACAAGATCAGGTTAAAACAACCACTCAATCTTCCTGCCGCAAAAAGCGAATTCGATTATCTAAACACTTTAAAGCAAACTGCTTCAAAAAACAAGGTATTCAAATCATTCATCGGCAAAGGGTATTATGATGTGATTGTGCCGGGCGTTATACAGCGTAATATCCTGGAAAATCCCGGATGGTATACACAGTATACGCCATATCAGGCTGAAATTGCACAGGGGCGTTTACAGGCTTTACTGAATTTCCAAACCATGGTGATTGACCTTACTGGGATGGAAATAGCTAATGCATCATTGCTTGACGAGGGTACTGCCGCCGCCGAGGCCATGTTTATGCAATACAGCCTACGCAAAAATCAAAATGCTAATGTTTTCTTTGTTTCGGAAGAGTTGTTTCCGCAGACTATTGATATATTAAAAACCCGTTCAGAACCTTATGGTATTGAACTGCAGATAGGCAACCACCGCACCGTTGAGCTAACCGACAAAATGTTTGGTGCCATAGTTCAATATCCTGCCGGTAATGGCGCTGTATATAACTACACTGATTATGCTGCCAAAGCACATGAAAAAGGTATTAAACTAACCGTTGTTGCTGACATTATGAGCCTGGTGCTGTTAACCCCTCCCGGTGAGTGGGGGGCCGATATTGTGGTTGGCTCTACCCAGCGCTTTGGTGTACCGATGGGCTTCGGCGGGCCGCACGCAGCGTTTTTTGCTACTAAGGAAGAATATAAACGTTCTATCCCCGGCCGTATTATTGGTGTTACCATTGATAGCGCCGGTAACTACGCCCTGCGTATGGCGCTGCAAACCCGCGAACAACATATCCGCAGGGATAAAGCAACCTCCAATATTTGTACTGCTCAGGCATTGCTGGCTATTATGGCCGGGATGTATGCCGTATACCACGGACCGCAAGGCATTAAATTAATTGCCGAAAGGATACATGGTTTAGCTGTTTTATTAGCCAACTCATTAAATGAGTTAGGTTATGAACAATTGAACGAATCGTTTTTTGATACCCTGAAATTTGATGTTGGCCATTTAGCGGGTCCTATTCATTCAGAGGCTTTGAACAACGAGATGAATTTCAACTACGAAGGTTCTGTTGTTACCATTTCTGTTGATGAAACTACATCGGCAGAAGATATCAAAAACATAGTGAGGTTTTTTGCCAAGGTGAAAGGCAAAACTATTAACGATGTAAATGTTGATGAGTTAAAGACAGACTTAAAAACTGTTATCCCGGCCGAATTACAACGTACATCTGCTTATTTAACACACAGCCTGTTCAATTCACATCATTCAGAGCATGAAATGCTGCGTTATATCAAATCGCTCGAAACTAAAGATCTTTCGCTTTGTCACTCCATGATCGCCTTAGGTTCATGTACCATGAAACTGAACGCGACCACCGAAATGGTGCCCGTTACTTGGGCGGAGTTTAGCAAAATTCATCCCTTTGCCCCTGCCGACCAGGTGGGTGGCTACATGCAGCTTTTTGACGAGATCAATAACTGGCTGAGTGAAATTACTGGCTTTGCTGCGATGAGCTTACAGCCGAATGCCGGTGCCCAGGGTGAATACGCTGGTCTGATGGTGATCCGTGCTTATCATTTAGACAGGGGCGACAACCACCGTAATATTGCTTTGATTCCATCATCTGCACATGGTACCAACCCTGCATCGGCAGCTATGGCCGGTATGAAAATAGTGGTTGTAAAATGCGACGATAACGGCAACATTGATGTGGCTGATATGAAAGCCAAGGCAGAACAGTATAAAGGCGAACTTTCTTGCCTGATGGTCACCTATCCATCTACCCATGGGGTATTTGAAGAGTCGATCATTGAGATATGTGATATTATACATCAGAATGGTGGCCAGGTTTACATGGATGGCGCCAATATGAACGCCCAGGTAGGTTTAACCAGTCCGGCCAATATTGGCGCCGATGTTTGCCACCTTAACCTGCACAAAACCTTCTGTATTCCGCATGGTGGCGGTGGTCCGGGTATGGGGCCTATCGGCGTAGCCAAACATCTTGTGCCTTACTTACCAGGCCACGCCGTGGTTGACATTGACCAGGGTAAATCTATCCATGCGGTATCAGCAGCACCATGGGGCTCGGCCTCTATCCTGATTATTTCACATGCTTATATAGCTATGATGGGCGCCGATGGTTTAACCAACGCTACCCGTTATGCAATATTGAATGCCAACTATATTAAGGCCCGTCTGCAGGATCATTACCCGGTATTATACACGGGTGCTAACGGCCGTTGCGCGCACGAAATGATATTGGATTGCCGCTCGTTTAAACCATTTGGTATTGAAGTTACTGATATTGCGAAACGTTTGATGGATTATGGCTTCCATGCGCCAACCGTATCTTTCCCGGTTGCCGGTACCGTTATGGTAGAGCCAACCGAATCTGAACCAAAACATGAGCTTGACCGTTTTTGCGATGCCATGATCGCTATCCGTCATGAAATTGCCGATATAGCCGATGGAGTGTCTGACAAAACAGATAACCCATTAAAAAACGCGCCACATACTGTTGCTGTAATTACCGGTAATGAGTGGGAGCATTCATATACCCGTCAAAAGGCGGCATTCCCGCTTCCTTATGTGGCTGCCTATAAATTCTGGCCATCAGTAGGACGTGTTAATGATACCTATGGCGACAGAACATTGATTTGCTCATGCCCGCCACTTGAAGATTATGCTTTTGAAGAGAGCATAGTAGAATAA
- a CDS encoding pyridoxine 5'-phosphate synthase produces the protein MTHLSVNINKIATLRNSRGGNNPDLIQVAKDCERFGAQGITVHPRPDERHIRYNDVFELKKIVTTEFNIEGNCQEQKFIDLVLANKPEQVTLVPDVLGQITSNHGWDTITNYHYLKDMIAVFKNAGIRVSIFVDPVVQMVEGAAKTGTDRIELYTEGYATHFHQGKELAIAPYIEAAKVAQSLGLGINAGHDLDLHNLKYFAENVPGLQEVSIGHALISDALYYGLENTIQQYLRQLI, from the coding sequence ATGACCCATTTATCTGTCAATATAAACAAAATAGCTACCCTGCGCAACTCGCGCGGCGGCAATAACCCCGATCTGATACAAGTTGCCAAAGATTGCGAACGTTTTGGCGCACAGGGTATTACCGTACACCCCCGTCCCGATGAAAGACATATCCGCTACAATGATGTATTTGAGCTGAAAAAGATAGTTACCACCGAGTTTAATATTGAAGGCAATTGCCAGGAACAAAAGTTTATTGACTTGGTATTGGCCAACAAACCCGAACAGGTTACCCTGGTACCCGATGTGCTTGGACAGATCACCTCGAACCATGGCTGGGATACTATTACCAACTATCACTATTTAAAAGATATGATAGCCGTGTTTAAAAACGCGGGCATACGGGTTTCTATATTTGTTGATCCTGTTGTGCAAATGGTTGAAGGCGCCGCCAAAACAGGTACCGACCGTATTGAACTCTACACCGAAGGTTATGCCACCCACTTTCACCAGGGTAAAGAGCTTGCTATTGCCCCCTATATTGAAGCCGCAAAGGTTGCCCAAAGCTTAGGCTTAGGTATTAATGCCGGCCATGACCTCGACTTGCATAACCTGAAATACTTTGCCGAAAATGTGCCTGGTTTACAGGAGGTAAGTATAGGCCATGCACTCATCAGCGACGCGTTGTATTACGGGCTCGAAAACACCATACAGCAATATTTAAGGCAGCTGATATAG
- a CDS encoding MBL fold metallo-hydrolase: protein MEIFALGEGSYSVDATKKFIPFNPEVDNPKDRPASLFIHVNPFLIKTSQDLIVLDTGLGFKDTRDELLIHQNIRNAGFDPEDVSLVLMSHLHYDHSGGLVVERNGKLEPSFPQARHVIQRKEWETGLAGKTSSYHKEIFGALSGANITFVEGSGELQPGIKYEHSGGHCPYHQVFWIDIEGRKVLFGGDELPEPEQLIRKFIAKYDMDGRKAMQLREEYGKKAVEEGWTCLFYHAKSFAIGNVLQDDGHFKVVPA, encoded by the coding sequence ATGGAAATTTTCGCGTTAGGTGAGGGCTCTTATTCGGTTGATGCAACCAAAAAATTTATTCCTTTTAACCCGGAAGTTGATAATCCCAAAGATCGTCCGGCCTCATTATTTATCCACGTTAACCCTTTCCTGATCAAAACCAGTCAAGACCTGATTGTGCTTGATACCGGGCTCGGATTTAAAGATACCCGCGATGAATTACTGATACACCAAAACATACGCAATGCGGGTTTTGATCCCGAAGATGTAAGCCTTGTACTGATGTCGCATCTGCATTATGACCATTCGGGTGGTCTGGTGGTTGAACGTAACGGCAAATTAGAGCCCAGCTTTCCGCAAGCCAGGCACGTGATACAACGCAAGGAATGGGAAACCGGACTGGCAGGAAAAACTTCTTCATATCACAAAGAAATATTTGGGGCACTAAGTGGAGCCAACATTACTTTTGTTGAAGGCAGTGGCGAATTACAGCCGGGCATCAAATATGAACATTCGGGCGGACATTGCCCTTATCATCAGGTTTTTTGGATAGATATAGAAGGCAGAAAAGTACTTTTTGGTGGAGATGAATTGCCTGAGCCAGAACAGCTGATTAGAAAGTTTATTGCAAAATATGATATGGACGGGCGCAAAGCAATGCAATTGCGCGAGGAGTATGGGAAAAAGGCAGTAGAGGAAGGGTGGACCTGCCTATTTTATCACGCCAAATCATTTGCTATTGGTAATGTATTACAAGATGACGGACATTTTAAAGTTGTACCTGCTTAA
- a CDS encoding GH3 auxin-responsive promoter family protein: MTIFNSVFTWFMKKRIHQIELFMKYPNEVQEEWFEQLISGAESTEWGRKYQYKSIENLNQFKERVPIQNYDTLKPYIERMLMGEKNVLWPSEIRWFAKSSGTTNDRSKFIPVSEEALEECHFKGGKDLLTIYFNNRPNARMFTGKILTLGGSHQISQLSAETSFGDLSAVIMKNLPMWAEFHRTPDLDIALLDNFEEKIEKIAHATKDVNVTSISGVPTWNLVLFKRILEITGKKNLLEIWPNLEMYFHGAVNFTPYREQFKGLIPSDDMYYLENYNASEGFFGIQDTKEPGDMLLMLDYGIFYEFLPIEHLHDENPVTLTLDEVELDKNYALIITTNAGLWRYMIGDTIRFSSLSPFRIQVTGRTKHYINAFGEEVIIDNAERALEEACHQTGAIIREYTAAPVYFNGDQCGAHEWIIEFEKKPAEFERFVDLLDETLRRINSDYDAKRFKDLALRRPIVRRAPEGTFFNWMKEKGKLGGQHKVPRLANNREYVDAILKMMEPVG, from the coding sequence ATGACAATCTTTAATTCGGTATTTACCTGGTTCATGAAAAAGCGTATTCACCAGATAGAGCTTTTTATGAAATACCCTAATGAAGTACAGGAGGAGTGGTTTGAGCAGTTAATATCAGGTGCTGAAAGCACCGAATGGGGCAGAAAATATCAGTATAAAAGCATTGAAAACCTTAATCAGTTTAAGGAACGGGTTCCAATTCAAAACTACGACACGCTGAAGCCCTACATAGAGCGCATGCTCATGGGCGAAAAGAATGTTTTATGGCCATCTGAGATACGCTGGTTTGCCAAATCATCAGGTACTACTAATGACAGGAGTAAATTTATACCAGTTAGCGAAGAGGCACTGGAGGAATGCCATTTTAAAGGTGGGAAGGATCTGCTTACCATTTATTTTAACAATAGGCCCAACGCCCGGATGTTCACTGGTAAAATACTAACACTCGGCGGCAGTCATCAAATTAGTCAGTTGAGTGCGGAAACTTCCTTTGGTGATCTTTCGGCAGTGATTATGAAGAACCTGCCAATGTGGGCCGAGTTTCACCGCACCCCCGATCTGGATATAGCCTTGCTCGATAATTTTGAGGAAAAGATTGAAAAGATAGCTCATGCCACTAAAGATGTGAACGTAACCAGTATTAGCGGAGTACCCACCTGGAACCTGGTACTGTTTAAACGTATATTGGAAATAACCGGTAAAAAGAACCTGTTGGAGATATGGCCCAACCTGGAGATGTATTTTCATGGAGCGGTTAACTTTACGCCATACCGTGAGCAGTTTAAAGGCCTTATTCCGAGTGATGATATGTATTATCTGGAGAATTATAATGCATCTGAGGGCTTCTTTGGCATTCAGGATACCAAAGAGCCGGGTGATATGCTGCTGATGCTCGATTATGGTATATTTTATGAGTTTTTACCTATCGAACACCTGCATGACGAAAACCCGGTTACGCTTACACTTGATGAAGTGGAACTGGATAAAAATTACGCGCTCATCATCACTACCAACGCCGGCCTTTGGCGGTACATGATAGGCGATACCATTCGCTTTTCATCCCTGTCGCCTTTCCGCATACAGGTTACCGGGCGTACCAAACACTACATTAATGCCTTTGGCGAAGAAGTAATTATTGATAATGCCGAACGTGCGCTGGAAGAAGCCTGTCATCAAACCGGAGCTATTATCAGGGAATATACTGCGGCGCCTGTTTACTTTAACGGCGACCAGTGTGGTGCACATGAGTGGATTATTGAGTTTGAAAAGAAACCTGCCGAGTTTGAACGCTTTGTCGACCTGCTTGACGAAACCTTGCGCCGTATAAACTCCGATTACGATGCCAAGCGGTTTAAAGACCTGGCCCTGCGCCGCCCCATTGTGCGCCGTGCCCCAGAAGGTACTTTCTTTAACTGGATGAAAGAGAAAGGTAAACTGGGCGGTCAGCATAAAGTACCCCGCTTAGCCAACAACCGGGAGTATGTAGATGCCATTTTAAAAATGATGGAACCGGTAGGATAA
- the recJ gene encoding single-stranded-DNA-specific exonuclease RecJ, protein MNKRWTVRDNADQDVVKKLAVELNIDPVLSTLLVHRGIGTFEEARYFFRPDQRHLHDPFLMKDMEKAIMRIEDAIAAGEKILVYGDYDVDGTTAVATVYGFFKGWYPKLEYYIPDRYKEGYGISTQGIDYAADNGFTLIIALDCGIKSVDKIEYANSRGVDFIICDHHLPGAELPAAVAVLDPKRNDCEYPYKELSGCGIGFKLIQAYAEKHDIPFEEVARFLDLVAISISCDIVHITGENRVLAHFGLQKINTDPCIGVKTLMQVAGRTGSFTISDVVFLLGPRINAAGRIDDAKHAVELLIACDEDIAKEKGLMINTRNAERKGHDLDITGEALNMIDNDEVLINRKSTVVFNENWHKGVIGIVASRLTEKYYRPTIVLTRSNGHVAGSARSVLGYDLYEALCECKDLLIQFGGHKYAAGLTMEPENVEAFKARFEEVVSATISPEQLIQQIQIDAELRLSQIEPKFFRILNQFAPFGPENMSPVFISKNVYVSGNVGLVGAAHIKMNLMQEGSAAFDCIAFNHGEYLPQLKSGVPFDICYSIEENVWRERRTIQLNIKGIRI, encoded by the coding sequence ATGAATAAACGTTGGACGGTAAGGGATAATGCTGATCAGGATGTGGTCAAAAAATTAGCCGTCGAGCTTAATATTGATCCTGTTTTAAGTACTTTGCTGGTTCACAGGGGTATAGGTACTTTTGAAGAGGCTCGTTACTTTTTCAGGCCCGACCAACGGCACCTGCATGATCCTTTTTTGATGAAGGATATGGAAAAGGCCATTATGCGTATAGAAGATGCCATAGCCGCTGGCGAAAAAATATTGGTATATGGTGATTATGATGTAGATGGTACTACCGCTGTTGCAACGGTATATGGATTTTTTAAAGGCTGGTATCCAAAACTGGAGTATTACATACCCGACCGCTATAAGGAAGGTTATGGCATATCTACACAGGGAATTGATTATGCTGCGGATAATGGCTTTACACTGATTATTGCACTCGATTGCGGCATTAAATCGGTTGATAAAATTGAATATGCTAATAGTCGCGGCGTTGATTTCATCATTTGTGACCACCACCTCCCCGGTGCCGAACTACCGGCCGCGGTAGCGGTACTTGACCCCAAACGAAACGATTGTGAATATCCGTACAAAGAGCTTTCAGGCTGCGGTATTGGGTTTAAGCTGATACAGGCTTATGCCGAAAAACACGATATCCCTTTTGAAGAGGTTGCCCGCTTTCTTGACCTGGTGGCTATCAGTATATCCTGTGATATTGTACACATTACAGGCGAAAACCGAGTACTGGCGCATTTCGGCCTGCAAAAAATTAATACCGACCCTTGCATCGGTGTAAAAACATTAATGCAAGTAGCTGGGCGTACAGGTAGCTTTACCATCTCCGACGTGGTTTTTTTACTGGGGCCGCGTATTAATGCTGCCGGTCGCATAGATGATGCCAAGCATGCGGTTGAACTGCTGATTGCCTGTGATGAAGATATTGCCAAAGAGAAAGGCCTCATGATCAACACCCGGAATGCCGAGCGAAAAGGGCATGATCTGGATATTACCGGTGAGGCGTTGAATATGATAGATAATGATGAGGTGTTGATAAACCGGAAATCGACTGTGGTTTTTAACGAAAACTGGCATAAGGGGGTTATTGGTATAGTTGCATCGCGCCTTACCGAAAAATATTACCGGCCAACCATTGTGCTTACGCGTTCAAACGGGCACGTAGCCGGTTCGGCCCGTTCAGTATTGGGATATGACCTGTACGAAGCCCTGTGCGAGTGCAAAGATCTATTGATACAATTTGGCGGACACAAATATGCGGCGGGCCTAACCATGGAACCCGAAAATGTAGAAGCCTTTAAAGCTCGTTTTGAGGAGGTGGTAAGCGCTACTATTTCACCCGAACAATTGATACAGCAAATACAAATAGACGCCGAATTACGTTTAAGCCAGATAGAGCCCAAGTTTTTCAGGATATTGAACCAGTTTGCACCATTTGGGCCGGAAAATATGTCGCCAGTTTTCATAAGTAAAAATGTGTATGTTAGCGGTAACGTAGGCCTGGTGGGTGCGGCACATATCAAAATGAACCTTATGCAGGAAGGTTCAGCAGCTTTTGATTGTATTGCCTTTAACCACGGCGAATACTTACCCCAGTTAAAAAGCGGCGTCCCGTTTGACATTTGCTACAGCATTGAAGAAAATGTGTGGCGCGAAAGACGAACTATACAATTGAATATAAAAGGAATAAGGATTTAA
- a CDS encoding polysaccharide deacetylase family protein codes for MNSRLLKYILTLFLLTGLHQLACAQANYRKIENYKPYFGWAHHFPQDWMILRQFENEGKSYYLLVNPQTLQTKTDECDFYEVKAMNIAQARDFFKNTPYQKALRKAEKQSVALQDAGIESGIPKETGISLTADLCPSHRPLDKRIFTDIFTEFQKVERPVPVALSVTGVWMRQHPQDLEWLKQMQAKHEIYITWINHSFNHRVSLKAPLKKNFLLEPGTDMNYEILETEKAMLKNGLLPSVFFRFPGLVSDQQLIYKLTDYGLIPVGTDAWLAKGQQPQAGSIVLIHGNGNEPTGVNDFIKLLQSEAGAIAKKQWLLYDLRESVEEEFEGSN; via the coding sequence ATGAACAGCAGGCTTCTTAAATATATACTCACCTTATTCCTTTTAACCGGCCTACATCAATTGGCCTGCGCGCAAGCCAATTACCGTAAAATAGAAAATTACAAACCCTACTTTGGCTGGGCTCACCACTTTCCGCAAGACTGGATGATACTGCGCCAGTTTGAAAACGAGGGAAAAAGCTATTACCTGCTCGTGAACCCGCAAACGCTGCAAACCAAAACTGATGAGTGCGATTTTTACGAGGTAAAAGCCATGAATATTGCCCAGGCGCGCGATTTTTTTAAAAACACGCCCTATCAAAAAGCATTGCGCAAAGCCGAAAAGCAATCGGTAGCGCTGCAAGATGCCGGTATTGAGAGTGGCATCCCTAAAGAAACAGGCATCAGCCTCACTGCCGATCTGTGCCCATCGCACAGGCCTTTGGATAAACGCATATTCACCGATATATTTACCGAATTTCAGAAAGTGGAGCGCCCCGTGCCTGTAGCCCTCTCGGTTACCGGCGTTTGGATGCGCCAACACCCGCAGGATCTCGAGTGGCTTAAACAGATGCAGGCCAAACACGAGATCTATATCACCTGGATCAACCATTCCTTTAATCACCGCGTGAGTTTGAAAGCCCCGCTGAAGAAGAATTTTTTGCTGGAACCCGGCACCGACATGAACTACGAAATACTGGAAACCGAAAAGGCCATGCTCAAAAATGGCTTGCTGCCTTCGGTATTTTTCAGGTTCCCGGGACTGGTGTCTGACCAGCAATTGATTTATAAACTAACCGACTATGGCCTTATTCCCGTAGGTACCGATGCCTGGCTGGCCAAAGGACAGCAACCGCAGGCGGGTAGTATTGTACTGATTCACGGCAATGGTAACGAACCAACAGGCGTAAACGATTTTATAAAACTGCTGCAATCAGAAGCTGGGGCAATAGCCAAAAAACAATGGTTATTGTATGATCTGCGCGAAAGTGTAGAGGAGGAGTTTGAAGGAAGTAATTGA